In a genomic window of Chiloscyllium plagiosum isolate BGI_BamShark_2017 chromosome 51, ASM401019v2, whole genome shotgun sequence:
- the gba gene encoding lysosomal acid glucosylceramidase isoform X2, with the protein MPSVCFFLCFLPFWPILPVSGLQLTFDVRKKYQQMKGFGGAITDAAAINILSLSAGSQENLLRSYFSEEGIEYNIIRVPMASCDFSTRVYTYDDHSGDLDLQHFSLTEEDTKMKIPIIQAAKAVSKRPMSLFASPWTAPPWMKTSNSTIGKGTLKGKPGGKYYKSWAKYFIRFLDEYAKHNLTFWALTAQNEPTTGMLTDYSFQCMGFTAEMQRDFILLDLGPALQSSAHKDVQLMILDDQRLLLPYWANVVLSDVRVAQYVHGVAVHWYLDMLTPADKTLGSTQELFPEYYLFSTEACTGYLPWEHTVQLGSWERGAMYSYDMIQNLNNYVTGWTDWNIALNLQGGPNWVKNFADSPVIVNSHQDTFYKQPMFYHMAHFSKFVPEGSRRVGLDPNAVTELESVAFLRPDGCAVVNVLNWSLKDIDFVIWDPEHGFIKAHSPAQSIQSYLWKWQ; encoded by the exons GTTTGCAGCTGACTTTTGATGTGAGGAAGAAATACCAGCAGATGAAAGGTTTTGGAGGTGCGATCACTGATGCTGCAGCTATCAACATTCTCTCACTTTCTGCTGGGTCCCAGGAAAATCTTCTCCGATCCTACTTTTCCGAAGAAG GAATTGAGTACAATATTATCCGTGTACCGATGGCGAGCTGTGATTTTTCAACACGTGTGTACACTTATGATGACCATTCTGGAGACCTGGATCTGCAACACTTCAGTTTGACAGAGGAAGACACCAAAATGAAG ATCCCAATTATTCAAGCGGCCAAAGCAGTCTCCAAACGTCCCATGTCCTTGTTTGCGAGTCCATGGACTGCTCCACCCTGGATGAAAACAAGCAATTCAACAATTGGGAAGGGGACTTTGAAGGGGAAGCCTGGAGGAAAATACTACAAGTCATGGGCAAAGTATTTCATCAG GTTTCTGGATGAATATGCAAAACACAACCTCACATTTTGGGCATTGACAGCACAGAATGAGCCCACCACAGGAATGCTGACTGATTATAGCTTCCAGTGCATGGGCTTTACAGCAGAGATGCAGCGAGATTTCATTCTGCTTGACCTTGGGCCTGCATTACAGAGCAGTGCTCACAAGGACGTGCAGCTTATGATCCTTGATGATCAAAGACTCTTGTTGCCCTATTGGGCAAACGTG GTCTTGAGTGATGTGCGTGTTGCTCAGTATGTACATGGCGTTGCAGTGCACTGGTACCTCGATATGCTGACTCCAGCTGACAAAACTCTGGGCagcacacaggagcttttcccagaatattacctgttTTCCACAGAGGCCTGCACTGGATACTTGCCGTGGGAACACACAGTGCAATTGGGAAGTTGGGAGCGAGGTGCCATGTACAGCTATGACATGATTCAG AATCTGAATAATTATGTAACTGGTTGGACAGACTGGAACATTGCATTGAATTTGCAAGGTGGCCCGAACTGGGTGAAAAACTTTGCTGACAGTCCAGTCATAGTGAACAGTCATCAGGACACCTTCTACAAACAACCTATGTTCTACCACATGGCCCACTTCAG taaattTGTTCCTGAGGGTTCTCGACGAGTCGGCCTTGATCCCAATGCTGTTACTGAGCTGgaatctgtggcttttctccgcCCAGATGGATGTGCAGTCGTCAATGTCCTGAACTG GAGCCTGAAGGATATCGATTTTGTGATCTGGGATCCAGAGCATGGCTTTATTAAAGCACATTCACCTGCACAATCTATCCAGTCTTATTTATGGAAATGGCAATAA